The following coding sequences lie in one Rutidosis leptorrhynchoides isolate AG116_Rl617_1_P2 chromosome 6, CSIRO_AGI_Rlap_v1, whole genome shotgun sequence genomic window:
- the LOC139855303 gene encoding uncharacterized protein: MLEVVASYDMWIWHAFFDPTGSNNDINVLNESDLFEDLLDGRAPEVRYTVNGHEFTKGYYLVNDIYPEWATHVKSFKCPIEPKKNLKFKRFQEVARKDVERAFGVLQGRWVILKHPSRPFSINKIRRIMYTYVILHNMITEDNARNICGLEEDYL, from the coding sequence ATGCTCGAGGTGGTTGCGTCCTACGATATGTGGATTTGGCACGCTTTCTTTGATCCAACGGGTTCGAACAATGATATTAATGTTCTTAATGAATCGGATTTGTTCGAAGATTTATTGGATGGTCGAGCTCCGGAGGTCCGTTACACTGTCAACGGGCACGAATTTACCAAAGGGTATTACTTGGTAAATGACATATACCCAGAATGGGCAACACATGTCAAGTCGTTTAAATGTCCAATTGagccaaaaaaaaatttaaagtttAAACGTTTTCAAGAAGTCGCGAGAAAAGACGTGGAACGAGCTTTCGGTGTTCTTCAAGGTCGTTGGGTAATACTAAAACACCCATCAAGACCTTTTAGTATCAATAAAATACGTCGAATCATGTACACTTATGTTATACTTCACAACATGATCACCGAAGACAACGCGCGCAACATATGCGGCCTCGAAGAGGATTATCTCTGA